In Psychrobacter ciconiae, the genomic window GTTATTAGCTGTGATAGTTTGATTTCTGCCAAGATGCTTTGGGAGAAACTAAGCGATGAAGTTGCTTTGGTAAATAAGGCAGATAAGACCAATAAGACAGGTCAAGCTGATATTATTTGTTTAAATGGTGAGCATAAAATTTTGCCTTTATTGGGCGCTTATTGTTTGGGTTTAGCAGATGAATTAAAGTCATACATTGATAATGGTGAGCGCCGAGTCATACCGTTTATTCTGCCGAAAGTTAGCACGATTGACACGCCAAAATCATGGGAGGCATTTACAAATTTTAATTCCCAAACAGACTTTAATCGCGCTTGCCAAGCTTTTTTATCATTCAAAGGTTTTGTCATCTAAACAATAGAGAGTTTTAGAGAGTTATGAGTAGTCAATCAAATCAGCTGTCACACCTAGATGCCTCAGGCGACATTCAAATGGTCGATGTCAGCGGCAAATCAGCAACCACGCGCGAGGCGACCGCTCAAGGTCAGGTGCGTTTTTTACCCGAAATTTACGCGCAAATCAAAGCTGCTGATGGCATGACCAAAAAAGGCAGCATCACTCAAACCGCGCACATTGCAGGGATTATGGCTGCCAAAAAAACCGCTGACTTTATTCCGCTTTGTCACCCATTGCCGCTTGATAAAATTGGTTTGACCTTTGATTTTAATGATAAAAATTTTGCTATTAATGTTACCGCGACTGTCAAAGTCACCCATAAAACGGGCGTTGAAATGGAAGCTTTAACGGCGGTCAGCATCGCCTGCTTGACCATTTATGACATGACCAAAGCCTTATCGCATGATATTGTCATTGATAACATTCAGCTGCTACAAAAATCAGGCGGCAAGTCCGATTATGCGATAAATTATAGCAAATAGTTTGATGGTCAAAACGAGCTATTCAAACGCTTAGCAACAGGAATTGGTCATGAGTTCAGAAATTCAAGTTCACATCTTATATTTTGCAAGCCTTGCCGATGAGGCGGGAATCAACGACGAGACGTTAACCCTCAATAAAGACACCTCGCTTAGCGCACTTTATGAAATGCTGCGCCAAAAGCATCAGTTGAGCCTGCCGCAATCAAAACTGCGCGTGGCAATCAATGACTATTTTGCCTCATGGGATGACGCTGTAAGCGACGGCGATAGCATTGTATTTATCAGCCCTGTTGCTGGTGGTTAAGCGTAAACGAGGATAGCGGTCATGCAAAATCATATCGAAAAAAACGTTCATCAAGGCGCGATGAAAATCAAACGTAGCGCTGATGAAGCTTATCAAATTGCAATTCAAGATGGCTTTGCGCTGCTGGATTTGCCGATTGATGATGGACGATTAAAACGCGCGCTAATTCATGATGAAAGCGGGGCACTGGTCAGCTTTGATGGTCGCGTCCGCAATCATAACAATGACAGTAGCGTTCAGCGCCTTACTTATTACGGTTATGAAGACTTGGCGATTAACCAAGGTCGCTTAATTATTGAGCAAGCCAAAACAAAATTTGACATTGTAAATGCCGTTGCCATGCACCGAATTGGCGCGCTTGCGATTGGCGATATGGCGGTTTGGGTTGGCGTTTGCGCCGCGCACAGGGACGCCGCTTTTGAAGCTTGTCGCTGGATTTTGGATACCATCAAAGCTGATATTCCGATTTGGAAGCAGGAGTATTATCCTAATGAGCCGTCAAAATGGCTAAGCAACAATGGTTAAGTAATGACGGTTAAGCAGCAATGGCTAGACCTTAAAAATTACAAAAGTTTATTTTTTTAAGGAATTGAAGATATAATAACGCCGTTTTAATAATAAAAATTAGGGTTAATAAAGATGATGCCATTTGTTTGTGAGCCGTTAGCGGTCAAGCCATCAAAGATGTGGTTATTAAGCTTAAGTTTGGGGGCGGGCGTTGCTCTAAGTGGTTGCAATAATTCTACCGCGCCAAACGAGCCGGCAACGACAACCCGCCAAGACTCGACGCCACAAGAAAATGCGTCAACACAGGCAGAAGGCGCAGAAATCCGCATTGCTGCTGCTGCTAACTTATCAGACGTGTTGCCGGAAATCATCGACAGCTATAAAGCTGATAATAATATTCCAAACCAAAAAATTGACGTCACTTTTGCGTCCTCAGGCAAGCTGGTGGCTCAAATTGAAGCCGGTGCGCCTTACGATATCTTTTTATCCGCTGACCAAGATTTTCCGGCAAAGCTTGCAGGCGGTATGCTTAAAGACCAAAGCAAACCTTTTACCTATACCCAAGGTCAGCTGACGCTTTATAGCACCAAGCATGCCTTAACGGATTTTACCCCTGAATCATTAAAAAAACTGGTGACTGAGGACAGCAGCAACAAATTTACCATTGCCAATCCCGACCTAGCACCTTACGGCGCGGCAGCAAAGATGTATCTAAGCGACCAAAAGGCTTATGACACGTTAATTGCCAAAAAGCGGCTGATTCAAGCTGAAAACATCGGTCAAGCGTTTCAATATGCGCAAACCGGAAGCGTTGATTATGGCTTTGTGGCGTTATCGCAAGCCAAAGGCGTGGCCGCGACAGCTGATAAATATTACGTGTTAGAGCAAAGCAGCTATCCGGCGATTTTACAAGACGGCATCGTGGTAAAAGAGGGTAAAGTTGCCACTGACTTTACCAACTATTTACTTGGCGAAAGAGGTCAAAACCACTTTGCCAAAGCCGGTTATTTGCCGCTGAAATGAGTTTTGGCGGCTTGTGTTAGGTAACAGTTAGGTATCGCTATGATGATTGGGCAGGTTGTTGCGGCCGAAATGCTTGCGCCCGTTTGGGTAAGTATTAAGCTTGCTGCCGTCACAACGCTTTGCCTGCTTATCTTTGCCACCCCGCTTGCCTATTGGCTTGCTAAGCCTACGGCTTCAAGTACTATCAAGCGCGTTAAGATTTTACTGATGGGCGTGATTGCCATGCCGCTGGTGCTACCGCCGACGGTGATTGGCTTTTATTTGCTGCTGCTATTTAGTCCAAATTATGGCATTGGCAAATGGCTTGTCAGTCATAACCTAAGCGCGTTGACCTTTACCTTTGAAGGCTTGGTGATAGGCTCAATCATTTATTCCTTGCCATTTTACATTCAGCCGGTTTATGCTCAATGCGCCCGCTTGCCAAAAAGTATGCTTGAGGCGGCGCATTTGCTTGAGCCAAGCCGACTGCGCTGCTTTTGGCAAGTGATTCTACCGCAAGTTAAAATCGGCATTATCCTTGGCAGCTTGGTCAGCTTTGCTCATACCATTGGTGAATTTGGTGTGGTTTTGATGATTGGTGGCAGCATCCCGCACGAAACCAAGGTCGTTTCCATTGCCATTTATGAGCAGGTCGAGGCGCTCAACTATGAGGCTGCGCACACGATGTCGCTGATTTTGATTATCATGGGAATGATGATGGTGGCACTGATTGCAAGCGTTGGCAAAAAGGGCGTTCGTTAAGCGCCTTTAAGTGCCTTTTTTATTTTAAATCTGTTGCTTTAAAGCCGTATAATAAAGCTTAGGTTGATGATTCAAAGCCTATTTGTTCATGTTAGATTCACGGTAGGTTGAAGGCAATGATGCCAAACTTAGCTTCTGACCAACAATTTATTGTCACTATTTTGACCATTAACTTTCTGGTTTGGCAGGGATTGCGGCTGTTTTTTTATCAAAAGCTGTCAACGGTTTATCTGATTGCGCGCTCATGGTGGTGGCTGCTTGTCGTCTTATTTTTTTGCTATTTAGGGTCACAATGGCAAGATGTCACAGGTAATTATCCTTATAATTGGGTATTAGATGGGCTATTTATTTTAATTGGGGTTCAAGGCGGCTTTGAGATGTTCAGGGTTTCTCGCAATCGCCTTGCGAAAAAACATACGTTATTCACTGTAATGTTAACGGTGTTGTTTTTTACGCTAATTTTAAGCTTAATTTTACTCAATCATTTAACGCTTTTTCATCATCAACATGGCGTGATATTGTTCGTGCTGTTTGCCAGTCAATTTAACGACATTGCGCAATATATTTGCGGAAAAGCATTGGGTCAGCGCTTGTTTAAGCAAAAACTTGCGCCCACAATCAGCCCAAATAAAACCATTGAAGGGGCGGTATTTGGTAGTTTTTTATCGTCACTATTAGCAGCGCTACTTGGACTTTGGTTGACGCCTTTTGGCGTTGCGGTTTGCTTTGGGGTTGCCTATGTATTGGCAGTGACGGGGATTTGCGGCGATTTGCTCGTTTCGGCATTTAAACGCCGCTATCAGGTCAAAGATATGGGCGCGCTGTTGCCCGGTCATGGCGGCATATTAGACCGCGTGGACAGTTTGCTGATTGGCGTGCCTTTGTTTACCCTTATTTATTGGCAGGCTTATCCAAGCGTTTTTTCATAAGAAAGTTGAGTAAAGGCTTGGGCAGAGTGTTTAAGGTTTGAACAAGGTAGCGCATGGGCTTTGGAAAAATTGCCAATTTAATATTGTCATTAATGGCGGTCATCATATAGTCGGTCGCAAGCGCTTCACTGATGATAAACGGCTTGTGGCGGGCATCACCATGATTTAGGTCGCGAAGGCTTTGGGTATCAATGTAGCCTGAGGCAATGCAGTTGACCTGAATGTTAAAAGGTTTCAGCGCCAATCGGTAAGCGTCACAGGTGGCAATCATCGCCTGTTTGCAGCGCGCGTAAAGACTGGCATAAGGATAAGTCATCATCCCTGCGATGGAGGCGAGGCAAATGAGGGTAGGTTTTGGCAGGGTTGAATTTAAGCTTTGATAATTTGCTTGCGCGGTCAGCACCTCACTTGCCCAAAGCATCATATCGTTAAATGCTTGCAAATTTATCGCCAGCATTTTGTAGCTGTCGTGGCTATTTAGTTGCAATTTACGCTCATTGAGATACCAGCCTGCCGAGTAAATCACGCGATTAAAAAAAGGTTTGGTGTCATATTCAAGCTGATAAAACAATTTCCGACGCTGACACGTTGACGTTAAATCGCATTGCAGCGCTTGAATATTGGGATAAGTGTTGCGGATTTTGTCAATTTTATCTGCTCGGCTGCCAACGACGGTAACGCGCCAACCATCTGCCAAATGCCGAAGTGCAAGCGCTAGACCGATACCGCTTGTGCCGCCAAAAATCAGCACGCTTGGCGGGTTTGCTAAATCATTGTCAGGCAAGTAAATTGTCCTTTTTAAAGTAAACTTTTAAGATAGTCAGCGGTTCGCTGATAGCCAAATTGCCACTGCATCGCCATTTGCTGAACAAACTTATCATAGCTTGGATAATTCAGCTCAACTTTTCCTAACAAGGGGCGAAATTTTTTGCCAATATAATTACCATTTAAGGCGGCAGCTTGATCGGCAAAAGGTAGCCAGTGAACGTTATGTTTTGATGAGTCGCCAAACTCTTGATAAACGCGTTGCCAGCGCTGATTGGGGTCAAAACCAAAAACGCGCTTGATGGCAGGAACAGCAAGCTTAGTGTCGTAATCGGCTTTGGTTTCGGCAAAGACCGTTTTACCCAGCTTTACTGCCATTTCAATGGGCGTTAAGTCAATCACCCCGCCAAGCGACCAACCCACGCCGTCAATATAAATCGGCGATAAATAATACATATCGGCAATGGAGGCGCGAATGGCGTGCCTCCATTGCCAATCAAAAACCGGATAAATGCTTTTGGCGATTCGGTTAGGTGCTACTTGATGCAATGGGCAGGACATCGCCGTTAGCAAAGGATGGTTAGCGAAAGCTTTTGGCGCAAAAAGCACTTCTTGAAGGTAAAAGTCTGGAGTTTGCTTATCTAATTGCTTCGTCGCTCTATTTTCATTGTTCGGCTGATAAAAGCGACTGGCGATAATGGCAATATCTGGGCTTGACGTGGTGTTTTCAGTTGTTAAGTCTGCTTTTAAATTTAGCAGCGGTTCGAGCCAGTCATCATCAATCGTAAAGAGCGCTTGATTTTTAAGTTCATCAAGCAAGCTTTCCATGCAATCGGTGTGGTGATAACGTGCCAGTTTTTTAGGCTTTTTATTTAAATAGCTTTGGTTTAAGTAGCTTTTGTCTAAATAGTAGCGCTTGAGCGCCTGATATAAATGGCGATGATTGGTCAGGCCAAAGGAGTTTTTAGCGTGAGTAGGCTGAGTTTTACCAAGCGCTTGATAAAGGACTTGGCTTTGCGATAAGTCGCGTAAGTCTTTTGGGTTGGGAGCAATATCCACCAAAAGCGCGGCCAAACTGCCGCCGCAAGATGCCAAAATTAAATCAGGCGGCAAACCAAATTCACAAAGCGCGGCATAACTGCCCAAATAATAGCCAAAACGAGTGCTGCCGCCTGAAAATAGCATCACCCGTTGATAAGGCGTCATCAAGGCGTAAAGCTCTCTTTTTTGGCAAGTGAAACCGTAAAAATGCCAAAGTGGTCGATTCGCATCGCTACTTTGGTAAATCCTGCTTTTTGTACCAACTGGTCGATTTCAGCTTGCGAGCGGCAGCGCATCAGCCAGCTTTGACCTTGATGATTGGTGAGCGTTTTGCCGATAAATTCTTGCTCAGGATGCCACGGCTGATTGGTATAAATGAAATAGCCGCCGTCAGTTAAGCTTTGATAAATGCCCTCAAGCGCGGTCATGATTAACCCATTGCTTGAGAACAGCTCAAAAACGCCTGAAGCGATTGCCAAATCAAACGCCGGTGGATGGGCATAGCTGTCTTGGCAAAACGCATCTTTTTGTAGTGCTTGGGCGCGAGTGCTAACGCCATGCTCAAGGGCTTTTTCTTGCAAGACTTTGATGTTATGAGAATCATAATCACGAAGCTCGGCGCTGATGTGGTCAAATTGCTGCAACAGCTCCATCACGTAATCGCCGTTGCCGCTGGCAATATCAAGCAGTTTTAGTTGGCTTTTATCCGTGTTTAAGTCATCAATGGCAACCTTAGCAAGCTCCAATAAATGCTGACGGCGAATGCGAATCCCTTGCCAGCCAATGTTATTTAAATAAAATTTATCAACGGCGCGCCCAAGTACGTTTTTGCCCCGAGGCTGATTGTCATAAACTTTATCAAGCGAGCTGCCAGAGTCAAAACCATGCTCAAGCCCTGTCGCAATCGCATCGCTGATATGACCGAATTTTTGCATGGCAAGTCGGGTGAGGGCAAAGCTTGGGTTAAATGGCTTAATGGCAAGCCTATCCACGGTATCTTTGCTCGCGCTGTCGTTATGGGCTTGGCTTAAATCCACGGTTTTGGCAGGCGCGTCAAAAAGCGTTTCGGCAAAATCAATACAGTCTTTGATAACCTCAGCTTTATTGGTTTCGTGAAAAATGGCGTGAAAGCTGTCAGGATAGAGCTTCCAATACTTATTGGGCGCGCGGATACCCTCATAAAAGTCGCGCTCTGCTTGTTTATCCACCACATAATCTTTGCCCGCGCAAAGGATAAAGGTCGGTGTGGTGATTGCGCCGGCGTCATCAAGCAGCCGCTTTCCGGTGGCATGGGTGTCAATCAGCAAATCACTTGAAATGCTACTTGAAATCAGCGGGTCAGTTTGGTACTCGGCTTGTGCGGCTTTGTCATGGGTTAACACTTGCGCTTTGACATAGCTTGACACACGCGGCATCAGGTTAAGCTTGCGAGCGGCTTTAAGCATCGGCAGGGCAAACGGCAAATAAAGCCGAATGCGCAGGGCGGGCGTTGCCAAAATCATACCGCGAATATTGGGCGCGTAATCGTGAACCCAAGCCGCGGCAAGCGTTGCGCCAATGCTGCTTGCGACAATAATCGTGTTTTCAAGCGCGATGGCTGATTTTTTAACCACCAAACGCACAAAATCGTCCAAATCGCGCTCAAGCTCGGTCACGCTTTTAGCATGGTCTTTGATGCCGCCTGAGCGACCATTACCGCGAGCATCCCAAGCAAAAACTTGGTAGCCTGAGTTAACAAATCCTAACGCCACGTCTTTTAATCGCCCTGAATGCTCGTGACCTCGGTGCATTAAAATAACTTGTTTTTGAGCGATTTGGCTATGTTTTAGCTCGGACAAAGGCATCGTTAGCCAATAGCGATAATAAATCGCTGTGCCATCGTAAGCGTTAAAGCAGCTTTGCTCGCTGATGATTGGCGGCGTTTTGGTTGATGAATTTGGCATATCGCCTCCTTGCGATGGGCTAAAAAACGGTAAGGGCTTTGATTGAGCGATTGCTAATGGCGGCGCTGGATGGAAATAATCAAAATAATGCGCGGCAATAAAAGCTAAGCGATTGATACTGGTTTTAATCAGGAATAATTGATTGCTAACTAGTAAAAAAGAAGTGATGGGTTTTAAGGGAGCGTTTAAAGCTACCAGTGTGCCGATGACGCCTATTTCAAAAGCGCGGTCACTTTTTCCTAACGGTCCATGATTGGCGCGTGCTCCCGTTATTTTTTCAGCTGCTATGGCAATGATTTCGGTAGCAAGGCTCAATTTTTGAACGATTGACAGTTGTGATTGCTGTTTGGGTGATAAGTGTCCTCGAAAGCTGGCAAGCAGCGCCCAATCTGAAACGATATCGCCGGCTTCATTCAAGATAGCGCCTTGTCTGGTTGCTTGCTTGTGCTCGCGCGCCATCATGCCATCGATAGCGTTCATTGCCATTCGCAAAAACAAGGACAGCGGCAATATCAGCAAAATGCGGCGCTGATGATTGCAATCAATGCGCGCAACTATGAGCGCTGTCCCAACATTGAGCATCACCGCGCTTATTGTCACTTGGTTTGCGCTGATGCCTATCGCCACCAACTGGTTGCTGATAGGTCGCAGCTGATGTTGAAACCTTGATTTAAGCTGATATAACGACATTGCTAAGACCTTTTACGAATCGAAGTTTGTAAATCCGTGTTAAAGAATCATAGCAAAGGCGTCACTATTAAACGAGCATTAACGAGCATGGTTTGGTTTTTTAATTTTAACGCGATGGTGACTTGAGCCGTTACCACATCAAATCATCAGGAATGACATACGCCGCATACGGGTCATCTTCATCGACCTCGGAGCTGGTTTTGTCGTTTGACACCACGATAAAGCCGTCCATTTTGTCGTTAATGCGCTCAGCAAGTGGGTAGGGCAGCAGCGCGTAATTGTCATCTAAGCGGGCAATCACCACGTGACCGGACACGATTTGGTCGTAAAGCTTTTGGGTGGTATAGATTTTTTTAACTTTGCTGTCATCGACAAACTGATAGCTGACATCGCCTGCGGTATCTGCAATTTGATGCTGCTTAATCATTTGCACAATATTAGCGGCAAGGGTTTTTTGTTCAAGCTGCTGCTGCTTTTCTTGGTTAAGCTGTTGGTCTTTGGCGATTTTTTCAGCTTGGGCGGCAGCGATTGCTTTTTTGGCTTCAATCGCCGCGTCGTCGCCGGTGCGCTTGGCGTGCGCTGATTGTTTGTTCAGCTGTTTTGCCTTTTTGCTGTTTACTAAGCCGGCTTTTAACAGTTGGGCTTGCAGGGCGTTTTTTGCCATAATTTTTCCTAAAAATATCATCAATAACGGTCAAAATGCTATGGTAGCAAATTTTCAACATAATTGGCGCGGTTTGTCTTACCCATTTATTTATTAAATTATTAAAATTTATTATATCGTTTATGACAGTTTTCCCTTACAAAAGTGGTATTATCAAGGAGCACCCACCTTTTAATCAGGACAAATTATGGCAGTTGCAGCCCCTACAAAAAGCAGTAGCACAGATAAATCGCAAAATTCTTATTTAGCAGACATTGATTTTACCGTGGGATTGAACCCTACTTCAAAATTTCGGATTGAGTCTGATTTGCTTGGTGAGCAAAACGTTCCGGCGACCGCCCTTTATGGCATCCAGACTCAGCGCGCCAATCAAAACTTTAATATTACGGGCGTTCCTATCAGCCATTTTCCAGAATTGGTGGTTGCGCTTGCGATGGTTAAATTGGCAGCGGCAAAGGCAAATCAGCGCCATGGACTGCTGAGCAATGACAAAGCCAAGGTGATCATTGAGGCGTGTGAAGATTTGATTTCAGGGCAATATCATGACGCGTTTATTGTTGATTTGATTCAAGGTGGGGCGGGGACGTCAACCAATATGAATGCCAATGAGGTAATTGCCAACATTGGTCTTGCCAAAATGGGCTTTGAGCTGGGTCAGTATCAGTATTTGCATCCTAACAATGATGTTAATCAATCACAGTCAACCAACGATGTCTATCCAAGTGCGGCGCGATTGGCGGTCATTTTTGCCGCTCAGCCGTTGAAAGCTGCGGTAAATCGGCTTCAAGATAGTCTGGCGCAAAAAGCAGATGAGTTTGCCGATGTGCTAAAGATGGGACGAACGCAAATGCAAGATGCCGTTCCGATGACGCTTGGGCAAGAATTTAGCGCCTTTGCCAGTGATTTAGGCGGGGAGGTTGCGCAAATTGACCACTCGTGCCATCAGCTTTGCGAGGTGAACTTGGGCGGAACGGCAATCGGAACAGGGATTAATGCACCAAACGGTTACGCCGAAACGGTGGTCGGTGAGCTGACCCAAATCAGCGGCTTGCCAATTCACTTAGCTAAAGATTTGATTGCGGCAAGCTCGGACATGGGTGCGTTTGTGAAGTTTTCAGGGACATTGCGCCGCCTTGCCATTAAGCTGTCAAAACTTAGCAATGATTTGCGCCTGCTGTCCAGTGGTCCGCGAACGGGACTTGGCGAGATTAACCTTCCTGCCGTTCAGCCCGGCT contains:
- the mobA gene encoding molybdenum cofactor guanylyltransferase — protein: MLKNNNLLMPAAIVILAGGQSRRMGSAKALLTLPNGKSLLDYHIDSAKAFNCPILIADNGQGFFDKEKNRDSTNIRQISDYKPKDAQNQHQGGALVAILGAMQALKGLPDDGWLLVISCDSLISAKMLWEKLSDEVALVNKADKTNKTGQADIICLNGEHKILPLLGAYCLGLADELKSYIDNGERRVIPFILPKVSTIDTPKSWEAFTNFNSQTDFNRACQAFLSFKGFVI
- the moaC gene encoding cyclic pyranopterin monophosphate synthase MoaC → MSSQSNQLSHLDASGDIQMVDVSGKSATTREATAQGQVRFLPEIYAQIKAADGMTKKGSITQTAHIAGIMAAKKTADFIPLCHPLPLDKIGLTFDFNDKNFAINVTATVKVTHKTGVEMEALTAVSIACLTIYDMTKALSHDIVIDNIQLLQKSGGKSDYAINYSK
- a CDS encoding MoaD/ThiS family protein; its protein translation is MSSEIQVHILYFASLADEAGINDETLTLNKDTSLSALYEMLRQKHQLSLPQSKLRVAINDYFASWDDAVSDGDSIVFISPVAGG
- a CDS encoding molybdenum cofactor biosynthesis protein MoaE produces the protein MQNHIEKNVHQGAMKIKRSADEAYQIAIQDGFALLDLPIDDGRLKRALIHDESGALVSFDGRVRNHNNDSSVQRLTYYGYEDLAINQGRLIIEQAKTKFDIVNAVAMHRIGALAIGDMAVWVGVCAAHRDAAFEACRWILDTIKADIPIWKQEYYPNEPSKWLSNNG
- the modA gene encoding molybdate ABC transporter substrate-binding protein, whose protein sequence is MMPFVCEPLAVKPSKMWLLSLSLGAGVALSGCNNSTAPNEPATTTRQDSTPQENASTQAEGAEIRIAAAANLSDVLPEIIDSYKADNNIPNQKIDVTFASSGKLVAQIEAGAPYDIFLSADQDFPAKLAGGMLKDQSKPFTYTQGQLTLYSTKHALTDFTPESLKKLVTEDSSNKFTIANPDLAPYGAAAKMYLSDQKAYDTLIAKKRLIQAENIGQAFQYAQTGSVDYGFVALSQAKGVAATADKYYVLEQSSYPAILQDGIVVKEGKVATDFTNYLLGERGQNHFAKAGYLPLK
- the modB gene encoding molybdate ABC transporter permease subunit, with translation MIGQVVAAEMLAPVWVSIKLAAVTTLCLLIFATPLAYWLAKPTASSTIKRVKILLMGVIAMPLVLPPTVIGFYLLLLFSPNYGIGKWLVSHNLSALTFTFEGLVIGSIIYSLPFYIQPVYAQCARLPKSMLEAAHLLEPSRLRCFWQVILPQVKIGIILGSLVSFAHTIGEFGVVLMIGGSIPHETKVVSIAIYEQVEALNYEAAHTMSLILIIMGMMMVALIASVGKKGVR
- a CDS encoding phosphatidate cytidylyltransferase; the protein is MMPNLASDQQFIVTILTINFLVWQGLRLFFYQKLSTVYLIARSWWWLLVVLFFCYLGSQWQDVTGNYPYNWVLDGLFILIGVQGGFEMFRVSRNRLAKKHTLFTVMLTVLFFTLILSLILLNHLTLFHHQHGVILFVLFASQFNDIAQYICGKALGQRLFKQKLAPTISPNKTIEGAVFGSFLSSLLAALLGLWLTPFGVAVCFGVAYVLAVTGICGDLLVSAFKRRYQVKDMGALLPGHGGILDRVDSLLIGVPLFTLIYWQAYPSVFS
- a CDS encoding SDR family NAD(P)-dependent oxidoreductase gives rise to the protein MPDNDLANPPSVLIFGGTSGIGLALALRHLADGWRVTVVGSRADKIDKIRNTYPNIQALQCDLTSTCQRRKLFYQLEYDTKPFFNRVIYSAGWYLNERKLQLNSHDSYKMLAINLQAFNDMMLWASEVLTAQANYQSLNSTLPKPTLICLASIAGMMTYPYASLYARCKQAMIATCDAYRLALKPFNIQVNCIASGYIDTQSLRDLNHGDARHKPFIISEALATDYMMTAINDNIKLAIFPKPMRYLVQTLNTLPKPLLNFLMKKRLDKPANK
- a CDS encoding patatin-like phospholipase family protein, producing MTPYQRVMLFSGGSTRFGYYLGSYAALCEFGLPPDLILASCGGSLAALLVDIAPNPKDLRDLSQSQVLYQALGKTQPTHAKNSFGLTNHRHLYQALKRYYLDKSYLNQSYLNKKPKKLARYHHTDCMESLLDELKNQALFTIDDDWLEPLLNLKADLTTENTTSSPDIAIIASRFYQPNNENRATKQLDKQTPDFYLQEVLFAPKAFANHPLLTAMSCPLHQVAPNRIAKSIYPVFDWQWRHAIRASIADMYYLSPIYIDGVGWSLGGVIDLTPIEMAVKLGKTVFAETKADYDTKLAVPAIKRVFGFDPNQRWQRVYQEFGDSSKHNVHWLPFADQAAALNGNYIGKKFRPLLGKVELNYPSYDKFVQQMAMQWQFGYQRTADYLKSLL
- a CDS encoding alpha/beta fold hydrolase, with product MSLYQLKSRFQHQLRPISNQLVAIGISANQVTISAVMLNVGTALIVARIDCNHQRRILLILPLSLFLRMAMNAIDGMMAREHKQATRQGAILNEAGDIVSDWALLASFRGHLSPKQQSQLSIVQKLSLATEIIAIAAEKITGARANHGPLGKSDRAFEIGVIGTLVALNAPLKPITSFLLVSNQLFLIKTSINRLAFIAAHYFDYFHPAPPLAIAQSKPLPFFSPSQGGDMPNSSTKTPPIISEQSCFNAYDGTAIYYRYWLTMPLSELKHSQIAQKQVILMHRGHEHSGRLKDVALGFVNSGYQVFAWDARGNGRSGGIKDHAKSVTELERDLDDFVRLVVKKSAIALENTIIVASSIGATLAAAWVHDYAPNIRGMILATPALRIRLYLPFALPMLKAARKLNLMPRVSSYVKAQVLTHDKAAQAEYQTDPLISSSISSDLLIDTHATGKRLLDDAGAITTPTFILCAGKDYVVDKQAERDFYEGIRAPNKYWKLYPDSFHAIFHETNKAEVIKDCIDFAETLFDAPAKTVDLSQAHNDSASKDTVDRLAIKPFNPSFALTRLAMQKFGHISDAIATGLEHGFDSGSSLDKVYDNQPRGKNVLGRAVDKFYLNNIGWQGIRIRRQHLLELAKVAIDDLNTDKSQLKLLDIASGNGDYVMELLQQFDHISAELRDYDSHNIKVLQEKALEHGVSTRAQALQKDAFCQDSYAHPPAFDLAIASGVFELFSSNGLIMTALEGIYQSLTDGGYFIYTNQPWHPEQEFIGKTLTNHQGQSWLMRCRSQAEIDQLVQKAGFTKVAMRIDHFGIFTVSLAKKESFTP
- a CDS encoding DUF2058 domain-containing protein; translation: MAKNALQAQLLKAGLVNSKKAKQLNKQSAHAKRTGDDAAIEAKKAIAAAQAEKIAKDQQLNQEKQQQLEQKTLAANIVQMIKQHQIADTAGDVSYQFVDDSKVKKIYTTQKLYDQIVSGHVVIARLDDNYALLPYPLAERINDKMDGFIVVSNDKTSSEVDEDDPYAAYVIPDDLMW
- a CDS encoding aspartate ammonia-lyase, with protein sequence MNPTSKFRIESDLLGEQNVPATALYGIQTQRANQNFNITGVPISHFPELVVALAMVKLAAAKANQRHGLLSNDKAKVIIEACEDLISGQYHDAFIVDLIQGGAGTSTNMNANEVIANIGLAKMGFELGQYQYLHPNNDVNQSQSTNDVYPSAARLAVIFAAQPLKAAVNRLQDSLAQKADEFADVLKMGRTQMQDAVPMTLGQEFSAFASDLGGEVAQIDHSCHQLCEVNLGGTAIGTGINAPNGYAETVVGELTQISGLPIHLAKDLIAASSDMGAFVKFSGTLRRLAIKLSKLSNDLRLLSSGPRTGLGEINLPAVQPGSSIMPGKVNPVIPEAVNQTAFQVMGTDMSITIAAEAGQLQLNAMEPLIIYNLLNNARMLEKAIHMLDTLCIQGITANKDHCASHVKNSIGIVTALVPHIGYENATRIAEQALMSGVSVPDLVRQENLLTEEELEEILSLGNMIHNW